From Micromonospora echinospora, one genomic window encodes:
- a CDS encoding 3-hydroxybutyrate dehydrogenase: MTAEPVVFPHVVQVDLTGRTALVTGGGSGIGRACAVRLAAAGATVTVVDRNIETAKAVAAETGGRAEGVDLADPEAVARLDAEVDIVVNNAGLQYVAPVAEFPVERFSHLHRVMVEAPFVIVRRALPHMYARGWGRVVNISSVHGLRASPYKSAYVSAKHALEGLSKVVALEGAAHGVTANCVNPAYVRTPLVENQIAEQAAQHGIGEDEVIDKIMLARAAIKRLIEPEEVAELVAYLCSPPAAFITGSSIALDGGWTAN; the protein is encoded by the coding sequence ATGACGGCTGAACCCGTGGTCTTCCCCCACGTAGTCCAGGTCGACCTGACCGGTCGTACCGCCCTGGTTACCGGTGGTGGCAGTGGTATCGGCCGGGCATGTGCCGTACGGCTCGCCGCGGCCGGGGCGACGGTCACGGTGGTGGACCGCAACATCGAGACGGCCAAGGCGGTCGCCGCCGAGACGGGCGGCCGGGCCGAGGGCGTCGACCTGGCCGACCCGGAGGCGGTGGCCCGGCTGGACGCCGAGGTCGACATCGTGGTCAACAACGCCGGCCTCCAGTACGTGGCGCCGGTGGCCGAGTTCCCGGTGGAGCGCTTCTCCCATCTGCACCGGGTGATGGTGGAGGCCCCCTTCGTCATCGTGCGGCGCGCCCTGCCGCACATGTACGCCCGGGGCTGGGGGCGCGTCGTCAACATCTCCTCGGTGCACGGGCTGCGCGCCTCGCCGTACAAGTCGGCGTACGTCTCGGCCAAGCACGCCCTGGAGGGACTATCCAAGGTCGTCGCGTTGGAGGGGGCGGCGCACGGGGTCACCGCCAACTGCGTCAACCCGGCGTACGTGCGCACTCCGCTGGTGGAGAACCAGATCGCCGAGCAGGCGGCCCAGCACGGCATCGGGGAGGACGAGGTGATCGACAAGATCATGCTGGCCCGGGCGGCGATCAAGCGACTGATCGAGCCGGAGGAGGTCGCCGAACTGGTCGCCTACCTCTGCTCCCCACCGGCGGCGTTCATCACCGGATCCTCGATCGCCCTCGACGGGGGCTGGACGGCGAACTAG